The Manihot esculenta cultivar AM560-2 chromosome 11, M.esculenta_v8, whole genome shotgun sequence genome includes a region encoding these proteins:
- the LOC110626079 gene encoding uncharacterized protein LOC110626079, whose amino-acid sequence MNRDHQSHSHCGGCGGDRRWVLHNVRHRAAYRRLCTNCILKTHQGLFCPFCFQVYEESLPPKDRLMCLKCPSISHLSCVPCSHPHSTPSFLCPACSIPNFSFFNLDSSSSSGNNSGKPIDKDSARALVAAAKIAAVSMTKAAAVARVEAERRVKEATLAKKRAREALERLAFLAAKEKQNKVAVKESVQQQHKVSNNSNKRIQADGMIRKEQSRNGALQGEKGSDGICSVSPIVNVSASAGQLKR is encoded by the coding sequence ATGAACAGAGATCACCAGTCCCATTCCCATTGCGGTGGTTGCGGAGGAGACAGGCGCTGGGTCCTCCACAACGTCCGCCACAGAGCCGCTTATCGTCGCCTGTGCACCAATTGCATCCTCAAAACCCACCAGGGTCTCTTCTGCCCCTTCTGCTTTCAAGTGTACGAGGAGTCTCTTCCTCCTAAGGACCGCCTCATGTGTCTCAAATGCCCTTCTATTTCTCACCTCTCCTGCGTTCCTTGCTCTCACCCACATTCAACTCCTTCATTTCTCTGTCCCGCTTGCTCCATTCCTAATTTCTCCTTCTTTAACCTCgactcttcctcctcctccggtAATAACAGTGGGAAGCCCATTGATAAGGACTCCGCCAGAGCACTCGTTGCTGCTGCCAAAATTGCCGCTGTCTCCATGACGAAAGCCGCAGCTGTGGCTAGGGTTGAAGCGGAGAGGAGAGTGAAGGAGGCTACTTTGGctaagaagagagcaagagaAGCTCTGGAAAGACTCGCCTTCTTGGCTGCTAAAGAGAAACAAAACAAAGTAGCCGTTAAAGAGTCTGTTCAGCAGCAGCATAAAGTTAGCAATAATAGCAACAAGCGAATTCAGGCTGATGGAATGATCCGTAAGGAGCAATCAAGAAATGGTGCTCTGCAAGGAGAAAAGGGGAGTGATGGGATCTGTTCTGTTTCTCCCATTGTTAATGTTAGTGCATCTGCAGGACAGTTGAAACGCTAG
- the LOC110625761 gene encoding rRNA-processing protein fcf2 has protein sequence MGEKQPLIGLSWEPKLPPLSSSSKISNTKSQVRPESSGLWKPNSELIDGLFVPPNDPRKVNKLQRSQAKDTLGKNWFDMPAPTMTPELKKDLQLLKLRGALDPKRHYKKGDSKSKTLPKYFQVGTVVESSTDFFSGRLTKKERKATIADEVLSDRTLTAYRKRKVREIEEQNRPAGNEKWKIKGRQSRKRAKERRH, from the exons ATGGGAGAAAAGCAGCCGTTGATTGGGCTCTCATGGGAGCCAAAGTTGCCGCCTTTGTCATCTTCGAGTAAAATTAGTAACACCAAGTCCCAAGTCCGACCTGAGAGTAGCGGACTTTGGAAACCGAATTCGGAGCTTATTGACGGGCTATTTGTGCCGCCCAACGATCCTAGAAAGGTTAACAAGCTACAGAGAAGTCAAGCCAAAGATACACTTGGGAAAAATTG GTTTGATATGCCTGCCCCTACTATGACGCCTGAATTGAAAAAAGATCTCCAGCTACTTAAG CTGAGGGGTGCTCTTGATCCAAAGAGACACTACAAGAAGGGTGATTCTAAATCAAAAACGCTGCCCAAGTATTTCCAA GTTGGCACAGTTGTAGAGTCATCAACAGATTTCTTCTCTGGTAGGCTAACTAAAAAAGAGAGGAAGGCAACCATTGCTGATGAGGTGCTGTCTGATCGTACTCTCACAGCTTACCG GAAGCGTAAAGTTCGAGAGATAGAAGAACAAAACCGTCCTGCTGGAAATGAGAAGTGGAAGATAAAGGGTCGACAGTCTAGGAAGCGAGCCAAAGAAAGAAGGCACTAG